The bacterium genome window below encodes:
- a CDS encoding sugar phosphate isomerase/epimerase yields the protein MKKGIYFGTLPTKLSVAERFALAKRAGLDGVEIPSTYETQAEVEQLAAAATAAGIEVHSVMASTHWQFPLSSTDEAVRVQAVEGIKHALWVAKWAGADTVLVVPAVVNEDVSYAAAWEISQKSIRELLPTAEETGVRMGMENVWNKFLLSPLEMRDYVDAFEHELVCAYFDVGNILMYGYPHQWIEILGDRICKIHVKDFSIQKRDFVPLLTGNVDFPRIMNALRGVGYNDYLTAELAQYTQFQEQMVLDTGAHLQLILQS from the coding sequence GTGAAGAAGGGCATCTACTTTGGCACACTGCCCACCAAACTGTCTGTGGCCGAACGGTTTGCTCTGGCCAAGCGGGCCGGCCTCGACGGCGTTGAGATCCCCAGCACATACGAGACCCAGGCAGAGGTCGAGCAACTCGCGGCGGCCGCTACCGCAGCCGGCATCGAGGTCCACAGTGTGATGGCCTCCACGCACTGGCAGTTCCCGCTGTCGAGCACCGATGAAGCGGTGCGGGTCCAGGCCGTCGAGGGCATCAAGCACGCGCTGTGGGTGGCCAAGTGGGCCGGCGCGGACACGGTCCTGGTCGTGCCGGCGGTCGTCAATGAGGACGTGTCCTATGCCGCCGCCTGGGAGATCTCCCAGAAGAGCATCCGCGAGCTGCTCCCGACCGCCGAGGAGACCGGCGTCCGCATGGGCATGGAGAACGTGTGGAATAAGTTCCTGCTCAGCCCGCTGGAGATGCGGGACTATGTGGACGCCTTCGAGCACGAGCTGGTGTGCGCCTACTTCGATGTGGGCAACATCCTGATGTACGGCTACCCGCACCAGTGGATCGAGATCCTCGGTGACCGCATCTGCAAGATCCATGTCAAGGACTTCAGTATTCAGAAGCGCGACTTCGTGCCGCTGCTGACCGGCAATGTGGACTTCCCGCGCATCATGAACGCCCTGCGCGGCGTCGGCTACAACGACTACCTGACCGCCGAGTTGGCGCAGTACACCCAGTTCCAGGAGCAGATGGTCCTGGACACCGGCGCCCACCTGCAGCTCATCCTGCAGAGCTAG